A single window of Candoia aspera isolate rCanAsp1 chromosome 3, rCanAsp1.hap2, whole genome shotgun sequence DNA harbors:
- the TMEM275 gene encoding transmembrane protein 275, with amino-acid sequence MFVDKNSTPLSQKRNKKKTRPQGLPSPALCCACGLCIMLAGINITLVGAFAFGTFLPVNNPPIVIGPILLVVAFTFFGACCICSRRPPAHGTRKSKPGANIGLIKPGNTAFEIETSEHTVQDTTAVQLSPTNSPMSSKKSTPIHENSKTCTLFTMDSNGPAAKYTAGEESIQLNLPRDIAMS; translated from the coding sequence ATGTTCGTGGACAAGAACAGTACTCCTTTGTCCCAGAAgcgaaacaagaaaaaaaccagGCCCCAGGGTTTGCCTTCTCCAGCTCTTTGCTGTGCCTGCGGACTCTGCATCATGCTAGCAGGTATTAACATCACGCTGGTAGGAGCATTTGCTTTTGGGACCTTCCTGCCTGTCAACAACCCGCCCATTGTTATTGGTCCCATCCTTCTGGTGGTGGCATTCACTTTCTTTGGAGCATGTTGCATTTGCAGCCGAAGGCCACCAGCTCATGGCACAAGAAAATCCAAGCCAGGAGCCAATATTGGACTCATCAAGCCTGGGAACACAGCCTTTGAAATTGAAACAAGTGAGCATACTGTGCAAGACACGACGGCTGTGCAGTTGAGCCCAACCAACTCTCCAATGTCTTCCAAAAAGTCCACTCCAATCCATGAGAATTCTAAGACCTGCACGCTTTTTACAATGGACAGCAATGGTCCAGCTGCAAAATATACTGCAGGGGAAGAATCAATACAGCTGAATTTGCCCAGAGACATTGCCATGTCGTAA